In the genome of Lathyrus oleraceus cultivar Zhongwan6 chromosome 4, CAAS_Psat_ZW6_1.0, whole genome shotgun sequence, the window TTGAAGAGCAAGAACAATCGGGAGTTGCGTTGGTTTCTAAGTACACGGAGAAATCTGATGTGTATAGTTTCGGAATGGTTTGCTTTGAGCTTCTAACTGGGAAAGTTCCTTTCGAAGATAGTCATCTTCAAGGGGAGAAAATGAGCAGAAACATAAGGGCTGGAGAGAGGCCTCTTTTTCCACTCAATTCGCCGAAATACATTACCAACTTGACGAAGAAATGTTGGCATACCGATCCGAATCAACGTCCGAATTTCTCATCCATATGCCGAGTTCTTCGTTATGTAAAAAGATTTCTCGCATTAAACCCTGGTTACAATAAAGAGACAGATCCACCAGTGCCACCTGTGGATTACTGTGATATAGAGTCAGCACTTTTGAGGAAGTTTCCTTTTTGGGGAAGTTCTGGATCATCGCCAATATCTAATATTCCTTTTCAAATGTTTGCGTATCGAGTTCTCGAGCAAGAAAAAATGAGTACAGGCTCTAAGGATAACTCCGAATCTGGAAGTGATGCTTCAATCTGCGGTGATGAAACCGTTACGTCGGGAGATGAACCGTTTTCATCCGTAATAGAAAAGAAACCTTCCGCTGGACCTGAGATTATAAGCAACAGGAGGCTTGTACTGACAAGGAAGTCACTAGATTCGAGAGGCAAACAACCAGGTTAGCTTCTAACTTTTCTTCGACTCCGGTTAGTATCCGTGAAATTCTTTGTTAAAGCAATATGCATATTTGTTTAAGCTAATGTCCGAAAGTGATAGAAGTTCAACAATGGAAATTTAGCGAATTTGACATTTTCATGTGCTTGTCAATGCAGGTGCACCAAAAGGGAGACTAGATAAACCTCCACAAATGTCCCCGCGATTGCGAAGCATAAGCATACGGGTGAATTCAGATAAACGTCAAACATCAAGTCCGAGGATAATAAGAAGATCATCTTCCGGTCACGTCTCGGACTCTGAGTTAGCTTAGATAACAAGGAACTCACACGATTAACTTCAGTAGTTTAAATGAAGGAATTCTTGACATAAGTAGTTTTTGTGAATATCGATAGGAACAGAAAAAAAGTTAGTTTTTGCGCATAACTTTATATGATGGTGTATAATTGAAATCTTAGAACATTATTATATCGACAAATTGTTAGTTTTCGCGCGTAATTTTTGCCTCACTTCCTCAACAGACTGCAGTCTTACGAGCAAGGATTTATAGAAGCAAGAAGGAGCTATTGCTGTAAATCAACAAATTTGAATGAGAGGAATGCCAAGCTGCAGATTCACATGATATTCAATTCAAAATCCAATATATGTACATGCTTCATACATATCATCATGTTCAGCTTATTTAGGAAAAAGTACTTTTCAGATCATGTTGTAGATGATAAGATTTTACCTATCTATGAAAAATTAAAGAGACACTGTTGCATGCCTCTGTGAACTAAATCAATTCTATACCCTCCCCGTTTAAGCTTTATTCCGCATTGATCATTGAGTCCGAATAAAATGTATCGGTCACACCATCTGCAGTAGTTTCACGATTCCAACTGAGTTGGCTGCGACTAGCATGTTAGACTTCTTTCTCCAGCAGACGCTAGAAACGAATTGTCCGGTGTTGTCACAACTATTTGAATGGCCGGAAATAGGATCGATTGACTCGAATTTGTGAGATGCAATCGGCACTGGCAGAGATTTGTGATAACAGTATACCTGAAAGGTAGAAAACTAGAGATTCAGACGAACTAATATACAATAACGTAAAATCACGATTACAATCATTTAAAATGTATACCTCATTAGATTCTGAACCACATGCAATGTATCCATCCAAAACCGATAAACCAACGAAATTCTAGAGAAATAGGACGAACGAACAACGAACAATTAGAATCgacaaaagaaaacaaaaacacGAGGTAACATTCATAACGAAACCAACCTTTTCATTACTATGACCTCTAAAGGTTAAGTCACAAGAATCAGATGCTAATTCAGCTGAGCTAGTTTTCTTCAGGTCCCATAGCTTCAAAGTGTTATCAGTGGAAGCAGACACAACTGTTTGTGCATCGATAAATTTTACATAGCTAACAGCTTTTCCATGACCAGATAATGTACACCAAGGGATTTTAGTGTGACGAAGATCATAACCGTAGACCTTGTAATCAGCCGATCCGAAAAACAATAGATTCGATGAGTATTCAGAGAACTGAACACAACATACATTTGCAGGACTCAATATGGTTCCTATAGAATTTCTCTGCAAAAGCAACATCGTTACGAGACAGTTATTATAGTTTGTAATCAAAATGCATAAGAAGAACCATACCTCGCTGATATTCCACAGTTTAACAGAACAATCGTCGCTTCCACTAGCAAACATTTTTGGATCGGACACCGAAAAGTGAACAGACCAAGTTCTCTTCTGGTGCTCCATGTATTGAGACAGTGGCTGACCGGTGCCTGCATCCCACATCTGAACCACACCATCATAATCCGTAGAAGCGAGATGGTTTTTTATATAACTGTTCCAGCACACGCAACTAAGCTTTGATTTATTTGACATCTCGACAACGGGGTACTGAATGTCTATAGAATCGCTCGAAGTAGCATTGAGGTCAAATATCTTTATCTTCTTCGAAATCCCACCGGCCGCTATGTAGTCCTCGTCGCGGTCAAAACTCAAGGCACATATCACATTGGCAGAACTAAGAAGATCACTATTTCTCAATGTTCCGCGCTCTTCAAACTTACTGTAACGAGCGAATTTGCATAAACCATCAAAGAAAGGTCCTAAACAACCGATAGAGCCTTGAATTCTCTTCGGATCATTACTACTAACATTCTCTAAATGAGGCAATCGCCATCTACTTTCCATCACGGTTTTATCGCTGGTTTTAACAGTTGCAGCCTCCTTGAGCAGGCCTTGGAATCTCATGGAAAAGTAACTATTCTCTAGCTGACTTATAGTACTCATAAACCTTGCTTCGTCGGGGAATGACCTTGGAATAGATCGACCGATATCTGTGGAAGAATTTTGAAAGTTTCGATAGCTCAATTGTGCCAAAGGAAATACTGAATCAGTCTCATATGTATGATTTCTTTCTACCTCCTTAATATCTTCATTCAAAAAATTTAACTCTTCTGTCAATTTGGTTTCatgttttttcttttcttcttcaaCCGAAATTAGAAAATTCAGTAACTCCTCAGTGTCAGCTACATCGCCTTCCGTTACTATAACATTATCTCCGGAACTCGATTCCTCTAATTCGCGTATAAACTCAGATTCTAAAATCATCCTGTCATAAATAAAAACAGAATTACATATTCAATTGAGACAGAAAAACCGCATCAATCATACGAACAGAAGCATAATACGATACTATACCTTGTATTAGGACGAGAAGAAGGTTCAGGGTGCAGAAGCCATAGACAAAAACCAGCTTCCTTTGCATTTTGTGATAGAAACTTCGGCGGTAAGATTCGATGACGCATATCAAACATCACAGATGAATGTGCTTCCAATGACTCAATATTGCACAGCAACTGTGAGAACCATTCACTAAAATGTTACAAATAGATTATGAATATAACAGTTTTATGGTTATTTTATACAAGACAAAGCTTAATCAAAGTAACAAAAATGTAATATTTTCTGACCTCAAAGAGAAGAACTCCGAGGCTATAAACATTTGAAGAAAAAGTGCAAGTTCCATCATCGACCGATTCTGGACTAGTGTACCACTTCTCTTCTAACTGTATGGTTTCAGAAACAAACTGCTTTTCTTCTGCAAAAGCATGTTGATAACTGGAACCATCTAGACACATCTTTTCTTTGAAATGATGCTGCTGCTGCTTAAGAGATTCTGTCTCTTTACAAGTCACGATGGCCTTAAGACACGACTTAAACACGGTGAAACACGATTTTCTGTCATCAAAAACTTGTTCGCTATACGAACCAATGTATTTAATCTTATTCGAAGGCGATAACGTAAAACAAGATGGTTTTATCTCCTGCAAGACAAACCCTTGAGAGTGTGCAAAATCAACCAACTCCAAGATCTGTTTAAATATATACAACCTTTCTGGTTTCTTCATTCTACAACTTTCAGACTTCATCCACACTCTCAACACGATTCCGTCGTTAAAACATTCTGCGCCAGACATTTTCTGAAGAACTCCCTTTCCCTTTTGAGGATAACTAGATGTAGATGAAGCACTTTTCATTTTACATGGTTCATGATTTAAGTTTATCCTAGAATCACTTCCCTTTTGTCTTTTGCTTAACCTGAGAGGTATCTGTTCTTCAACTTTTTTCAATGCAACTTCTCTACTAAAGCTATTATGATACTTCCTAACATGCAATTTTTCAACAATGTGTTTAGGATCTGTGGTGGAACAAAAACTAGTACTAGGATGTCCAGATCCAACTAAAGAAGCAAAATTTCTAGTCAAACCATTATTCTCATTACCAATAACCACATTGCTTTTTCTCTTATGTTCATCACTTCCTCTACCATTATTTGCAGTCATATCTTATGAATATGATGAAAAACTCATGCAACTCCTTCAATCAAAGTTAGATCAACAAGTTTAGTTacaaaaaaaaaaacatcatCGTACTTACGAATTATACATAAATAGAAGACAAACAGACAACGATGAATTAAACAGAAAAGGAAGTTGAAAAGGAAAATACCAATGAACAAAGTAACCCTTcatagagagagagagagaagcAATGGTACCTCAAACAAGATATGAATATGGAGAGGAAGATATCTTGTTTCACAACAATGGCTAGTGATGTATAATGAAACTGATAAATACTAAGAATTGAGGAAAAAGCAAAAGATGTGTTTGTGCTAAGAAGATATTTTTTAGAATTATTATGGACAGAATTTAATATATTTTGTGTTTTTGATTTATTAGAATCAGTGCAAATGAGGATGTCCACGTCTGAGGCAAAAAGTGCAGCCACGATATCAGTGTTTCATATGATGCAGTCTGATACACATGTTTAAAGAAACTATTATACTATAGATAGATGCTATTTATGAGACACTTTTTCTTTGTTTCATACATAGACATGCACAAAAATTAAGCATGGTTTAGTGTTTAATGTTTTTAACAATTTTTCAGTTGTTTTTAAAGCATGTTTTATTTGTCACAAAAATTAATTATTTAGTCTATTTTACAAAATATTTCTTCtttcttaatacgtgtgaaaTAATCAGCAGCATCACTCTGAGACCAGGACCGAGGAAGTATCGTAGAATTAGTGGGGTAAAAAAAAGGAGAGGTTTATAGGTTATATATTGCAAATTACAATGGTTTGGTAGGACCTAGTTTGCTATTGGCAATGATATTTAAGTGAGTTATGTTTCGTGGCTCATCTTATATCCACATAATAACATAATTCTCTATGCAACCTTTCCTTTATTTATTCATGTCATCTCAAAAATATAAAGACAAACAATTCAAGGGAACAACTTCACATTACTTAGTTTATAATTTGAAAACAGTTGAGAATGAGCCATAATATGTGAAAACTTGAAAACTTAAATGTAACTTATACTTAATTGGTTGTTGTGTGTATTATATGTAACCCTAACTAATTATAGAAATAAATAGAAATTATAGTTGTTTTATAGTCGTAAAGGTAAATATTATTGGTTGAATTTTTATTAGCAAAGATCAATTgtttttatcttttatttttgtttctcTTTATTTTTTATATTGGTTGTTTGTTCTAACAATTGCTATATGACGATTAACTCTAGTGTGAAATTCGAGGTGACAAGGTTCGATAAGATGGATAATTTTGGATCATGGTAAAGGAGTGTTAAAGATTTGTTGGTTCAACAAAGTATATAGAAAGCGTTGTGTGAGAAGAAATCGACTGACGTGGAGGATACTGATTGAGCAGAGATGAAGGAGAAGGTCGAGTGATTGATTTGCCTATGTGTTTCAGATGATGTGATATAACATATCATAGACCTAATGACGTCGAAGGTTAAGAATAAATTGGAGAGTCAATATATGTCAAAGACGTTGATGAACAAATTGTTTGCGAAACAACCATTATATAGTATGAAGATGCAGGAAGGAACCGATTTGCAACAACATGTTAATGTTTCCAACAACATAATCACTTATCTGGTGAGACTTGGGGTGAATATTGATGACAAAGATAAGGCAATTATCATGTTGTGCTCGTTACGAGGTTCTTATGACCACTTGATAACTACTTTTACCTATAGAAAAGACATTATCATTCTTGATGTGATTACTGCTACACTTTTGTCTCATTCTTAAAGGAGACAGTGTGGAGGAAGAAACTCAAGGCGACGGCGGTATGTATGTGAACGAGGGTCAAGATTGTGGACAAAACAAGAGTAAAATAAATTTTGAAAATAAGATGTCTAAATTCAAGAATTAAAAAAAGTTTAGTGATATAGTTGCAAAAAGATCGGCATTGGAAGAGGGATTattcaaacaaaaagaaaggCTCATCTAGTTCTGCAAATGTGATTCAAATTGATTATTCTAAGAGTGAATCAGGTATATTATGGGTTTCATCCACCAAGTGCACAAATGCGTGGATTCTTAACTTTGGTGGTTCTTACCACATGACGGTGCACTGAGAATTGTTCACTACATTTAGGTCAGATAATTTTAAATTTGTTTATATAGGTGCTGATAAAGCATGTATTATCACTTGTCACTAGAACGTGACAAATTAAAATTTATATGGTTGACGACGACGGTGGCATGCGAACATTGAACAATGTCAAATATATTTTAGAATTAAGGAAAATTTTGATTTCCATAGGTACTCTATAGAAAAATAGTTTCTCATATAGGTATGATGGAAATAGAAATATTATGAAATTTAGAAAGGGTGTTTTGACTGTTAAGACTGCAAATAATATCTACAAACTATTGGAAAACATTGTTGTAAGTGATGTTGCATTAGTTGAGTTTTATAATGATGCAATCAAACTTTGGCATATGCATCTGAGTCATCTTAGTGAGCATGAGATGATAGAACTTCATCAGAGAAATATATGGAAGGTGTCCGTAGTTGTAAGATGAATTTATGCAAGTATTGTACTTAGGAAACAATGTTGTGTTCGGTTCAAGACTGAAAAGCATAAAACAGAGAGAATTTAGACTATGTGCGTTCAAATGTGTGGAGGCCTACCAAATAGGTTTTCATGGGTGGTTCCATATTTTGTGACTTTCAGAGATGATTTTTCTCGCAAGACTTTGGTGTATTTCATGAAGCAAAAATCTAAAGTCCTTACCAAATTAAAGTTGTTGAACATACAGGCAGTGAATCAAACAGACATAAAAACCAAGTATTCACAGCCAAATAATAGGACATTACATTGATTCGAATTTTAAGAGATTGTGTGAAGAACACGATATTTAAAGGTACTTTTTAATTTGTAAGACACCATAGCAAAATGGATTGCCATAGAGAATGAATAAGTATTTAACTGAAAGGACAACATGTCTCTTGTTAAATGTTGGACTATTAAAAGAATTTTGGAAAGAGGCAGTAACATAGTGTGTTATCTTATCAAAACCTCACCACAAGCTTCAGTGGAGAGGAACGTTGCAAAAGAGGTATGGAACAATAATCTTATTGATCTTGATCATTTAAGGATTTTTAGGTGTCCAGCTTATGTGCATATATCCAAACTTAATTCGAAGTCAAAAAAGTGTGTCTTCGTCGATTACGCAAAAGGTATGAAAAGATTCAAAAAGATAGTAATCATTGTTTTTATTAGCAGTTACTCTTGAAGCAGTCAGCTGCAGCATATGTGTCCGCATCTAAAATCAATTACAACATATGAGCAATTACTCCTTCAATGGATTTTGATCTGCCACCAGTAGATAATATATAGGTAATGTATATATCACAAGAGAAACTAGACTCTGGTACTAAAATTGGCTACTGACCTAAAGTTCAAGTGGAGTACATGATTATATTCTTATGTGTGCGATAAAGAGCATTGTTCAACCAAGCCACCAGAAACATATGGGTATGAAGACTTAACAACCTATGAACTTCTTACTAGTTCTTGAAACTTTTCCACCTTTCAATCTAGCCATGAAAAAGATAAGTGGATGGATGCAATGGTGGAGGAGTTGGAGTCCTTAAAGAAAAATCGAACGTGATAGCTTGTCTAGCTTCCTAAAGACAAATGCAAAAACTAAATATATCTCAAAGGTTTCTTATGTCAGTGGTTGGTTGTTTAATGTGTTATGATCTACAGTAGATCAGATTTGACATAAGTTGTAAGTCAAATTTGTAAGTTTATGTCCAAATTGGATAAACGTAATTGGGAAGCAGTATAGTGAATTGTCATATATTTGAAGGGTACAACGGATCATGGTATCATATTTAGCAGTGAACAAGGTGATTATTTAATTGTAAGATACGTTGATTCATACTATGTTGGTAATATGGATGATAGAAGATCTAAAACAAGGTTTGTATTTACTTTAGTTGAAGGACATATTTGTTGAAAATCAACAATTTAATTCATATAGGTCATGTCGACGACAGAAGCATAATACATGTCGGAGGGTCAAGCTGGCAAATAAGCCTTATGACTTACAGGATTGATGATGAAATTAGATGTTTAGCAAGGTGTATCATGTAAGGACCAAGAATATTGTTGTAAATTTCACCAGATCAGAGAGTTACTTTTTTCTGAACAAAGATTATTTAAAAGGTTTATACTTTAGAGAATGTAGTTGATATGTTAACCAAGTGAGTCATCATTGCTTAGACTTGTTACATGTTTCCCAACGTCATGCATAAAGTCTTCATAAAAGTTTTATATTTGTCAAGGTGGAGATTGTCGAGTATGATTCATGTGAAAACTTCATACATGTCTTAGGTCCAACTGTTTACTGTTTATTATGGATAGATGACTGGAGTGTGGGGTGGTAACCCCTTTAATACGGTTATGAGGTATTATTGTAAATTGAGATGTAATATTATATATAATACTTGTAACTATATAATTCTAATTAATCACAAATAAAAAGGAGCTATATTACTCTATAATCACAAACAATTTATTGGTTGAACTGCGTTAACAAAGattaattatgtttttttttactttcatttttttttaatcTTCTATAATCGTTTATGTTTTAACAAAGACTATCAATCAACTTAACTCATTCAACAACTACAGAGATCAATCAACTTAACACAACCATTATAAATATTAATAGAAACGTGCTCTAACTCATCACATGATATGTCAACTCATTATTTCTGAGAAAAAATTATAGAGAATGAATTTGTTATTGCCTTAGTTTTGGGGACAACGTAATATTGCATGGATTAAAGAGACCAAATTATTTATGCAATTTCAAGAATGGGGGATATTTTTTCCGTTCTCGAGGCACTTACCATTTCACCCAAATAAAAGAAAAGTGataaataaaagagaaataataaTATTTATCAAACTATTCTTAATAACTATTAATTATCATAAACAAgtagaaaaaataataaattaaaatgtacaattgaaatataaaattaaaactaaattcaaaaattaaaagTAACGGTTATTTTAAAATAGATAACTTTTTTTAAAATGACACATCTTGtgacaaaaatattttttagtCTAGACATGAAGAAGGAGAGATATAATGCATGTTATCATTATCACTTTCAACCTGTATTGCTGAATAGAACAATGAGCATTAAAATGGTTAACATGAACGCAAATATTTAGCCCATTCATTTCAAACATTATTTTTTGAT includes:
- the LOC127076049 gene encoding protein SUPPRESSOR OF PHYA-105 1, with protein sequence MTANNGRGSDEHKRKSNVVIGNENNGLTRNFASLVGSGHPSTSFCSTTDPKHIVEKLHVRKYHNSFSREVALKKVEEQIPLRLSKRQKGSDSRINLNHEPCKMKSASSTSSYPQKGKGVLQKMSGAECFNDGIVLRVWMKSESCRMKKPERLYIFKQILELVDFAHSQGFVLQEIKPSCFTLSPSNKIKYIGSYSEQVFDDRKSCFTVFKSCLKAIVTCKETESLKQQQHHFKEKMCLDGSSYQHAFAEEKQFVSETIQLEEKWYTSPESVDDGTCTFSSNVYSLGVLLFELLCNIESLEAHSSVMFDMRHRILPPKFLSQNAKEAGFCLWLLHPEPSSRPNTRMILESEFIRELEESSSGDNVIVTEGDVADTEELLNFLISVEEEKKKHETKLTEELNFLNEDIKEVERNHTYETDSVFPLAQLSYRNFQNSSTDIGRSIPRSFPDEARFMSTISQLENSYFSMRFQGLLKEAATVKTSDKTVMESRWRLPHLENVSSNDPKRIQGSIGCLGPFFDGLCKFARYSKFEERGTLRNSDLLSSANVICALSFDRDEDYIAAGGISKKIKIFDLNATSSDSIDIQYPVVEMSNKSKLSCVCWNSYIKNHLASTDYDGVVQMWDAGTGQPLSQYMEHQKRTWSVHFSVSDPKMFASGSDDCSVKLWNISERNSIGTILSPANVCCVQFSEYSSNLLFFGSADYKVYGYDLRHTKIPWCTLSGHGKAVSYVKFIDAQTVVSASTDNTLKLWDLKKTSSAELASDSCDLTFRGHSNEKNFVGLSVLDGYIACGSESNEVYCYHKSLPVPIASHKFESIDPISGHSNSCDNTGQFVSSVCWRKKSNMLVAANSVGIVKLLQMV